In a genomic window of Mycolicibacillus parakoreensis:
- a CDS encoding lytic transglycosylase domain-containing protein: MSTVRWLRVVAVLVVTVLLLVFSCSWQLSSRLPEGVPPPHGDPVPPINTYAEGRGADQLSDWAAERAERLNIPATALEAYAYAARVAEVENPNCRIRWTTLAGIGQVESRHGTYGDAWLAANGDVHPPIRGLRLDGTGGTQHIVDPDAGDLADDDGVVRALGPMQFIPETWRLYGVDANNDGIVSPDNIDDAALTAAGYLCFRGKDLDTAEGWVEALRAYNHSDQYARIVRDWAAAYAAGHPL, translated from the coding sequence GTGTCGACGGTGCGTTGGCTGCGGGTGGTCGCCGTCCTGGTCGTGACGGTGCTGCTCCTGGTGTTCAGCTGCTCGTGGCAGCTGAGCTCCCGGCTGCCCGAGGGGGTGCCCCCGCCGCACGGCGACCCGGTCCCGCCGATCAACACCTACGCCGAGGGACGCGGGGCCGACCAACTCTCCGACTGGGCCGCCGAACGTGCCGAACGGCTCAACATCCCCGCCACCGCGCTGGAGGCCTACGCCTACGCCGCCCGGGTCGCCGAGGTCGAGAACCCCAACTGTCGGATCCGCTGGACCACGCTGGCCGGAATCGGGCAGGTGGAGAGCCGGCACGGCACCTACGGTGACGCCTGGCTGGCGGCCAACGGCGACGTGCACCCCCCGATCCGGGGCCTGCGCCTCGACGGCACCGGCGGCACCCAGCACATCGTCGACCCCGACGCCGGCGACCTCGCCGACGACGACGGGGTGGTGCGCGCCCTGGGGCCGATGCAGTTCATCCCGGAGACCTGGCGGCTCTACGGGGTGGACGCCAACAACGACGGCATCGTCAGCCCGGACAACATCGACGACGCCGCGCTCACCGCCGCCGGGTATCTGTGTTTCCGCGGCAAGGACCTCGACACCGCCGAGGGGTGGGTCGAGGCGTTGCGGGCCTATAACCACTCCGATCAGTACGCACGTATTGTGCGAGACTGGGCTGCCGCCTACGCGGCAGGTC